The following DNA comes from Huiozyma naganishii CBS 8797 chromosome 8, complete genome.
AGACACAGGTGGGTTTGGCGTCTCCACATGGATAATGATCTCGGGCGTTGTGGACCCACTGTTCGTCGTCTCAGTCGTCTCCGTGGAGTAAGTCGTTGTGTATGAACCAGTCCATGGCACCGTCGTCGTGGTAGTCAAGGTATTCAAAGACACAGGTGGGTTTGGCGTCTCCACATGGATAATGATCTCGGGCGTTGTGGACCCACTGTTCGTCGTCTCAGTAGTCTCCGTGGAGTAAGTCGTTGTGTATGAACCAGTCCATGGCACCGTCGTCGTGGTAGTCACTGTAGGCGgctttcttgaaggaacaGATGCGTGACCTTCATCAGCAGCCTGAGTCGCGTAAATCAGGTTAACTGTATCGATATCAGTGGTATATGTCGTCCCTGCATTGGTGTCCATACAAGTGTAAGCAGCTGTAATGCTATGATAAATAGTGTGAGGCCCTTCTGGAAGCGCTTGCAAAGCGTCTATGAAGACCATCTCTCCTGCTTGTAATTGACCGACTTGTACTCTAACCTTTGCACTATTACAAACATAATCTGGGTTTGTAGTTGAGATGTCCTTTGGCAGTAAAAAATCGTTGAAGTTACTCGAGACACCAACTTGAACAGAAGGACAATCCAATGTAtatccttcttttttcataTCATAGAAAATGGTTTCTTCCCCACCAACTAAGTAACCATTTGGACAGGACATGCCGAGATGGTAGCTTTCAGCGGAACCATAAGTAGTAGTGCGACCCATGGTATATGAATTCCCGTTGAAGTGGACAGGGTCAAAAGTTATGGGCGCAGAGAGCTCATCACTGAAAGAAACCTGCATTGAACCTGATTTAAAAAAGTTAGCGCCATCAAGGTAGTTCTGAGTAATGGAACCACCATCATTAAAGTTTAGCGGGAACGATATTGTACCAGAAATGGCTTCATACATTGTCAGATCCTTGATGGCAAAACAGGTCAAAATGGAATCGGAAAATTTATAGGCAGCCTGTTGGGAGGCATAACAGTTGAAAACTGTTGTACCATCCTTCATAGACACGTCCATATTTGGGGCatcattttcaaatttAATGCGGTAAACATAAGGAAGAGAAATTGAGAATGAATCTCCCTGTTGGATCTTCGACGCATCACTGATGTCAAAATCAAACGTAGTAATCCATCCTAAAGATGGAATTGCTATATCTGTAGATTTGAATTGAAGATTGGAAAACGCAATATTGGATATGTCGGCTGCAAAAACACTCGAAACCAAGGTAATCTCCAGG
Coding sequences within:
- the SAG1 gene encoding Sag1p (similar to Saccharomyces cerevisiae SAG1 (YJR004C); ancestral locus Anc_5.225); translation: MLSLLHLILEITLVSSVFAADISNIAFSNLQFKSTDIAIPSLGWITTFDFDISDASKIQQGDSFSISLPYVYRIKFENDAPNMDVSMKDGTTVFNCYASQQAAYKFSDSILTCFAIKDLTMYEAISGTISFPLNFNDGGSITQNYLDGANFFKSGSMQVSFSDELSAPITFDPVHFNGNSYTMGRTTTYGSAESYHLGMSCPNGYLVGGEETIFYDMKKEGYTLDCPSVQVGVSSNFNDFLLPKDISTTNPDYVCNSAKVRVQVGQLQAGEMVFIDALQALPEGPHTIYHSITAAYTCMDTNAGTTYTTDIDTVNLIYATQAADEGHASVPSRKPPTVTTTTTVPWTGSYTTTYSTETTETTNSGSTTPEIIIHVETPNPPVSLNTLTTTTTVPWTGSYTTTYSTETTETTNSGSTTPEIIIHVETPNPPVSLNTLTTTTTVPWTGSYTTTYSTETTETTNSGSTTPEIIIHVETPNPPVSVHTMITTTTTNSLISFNVSTCSSQQTSKPRPSSPSLSAKPSTSTIERSSTVSVSIQSKLSRSSSNISSRFSTETSTNPKPHTSSSRVVTISPSTFATSVSKFSEHKSLTTSNHTVSVVPPVPSVLSVSVASSSSPHFPTPLRLEVSSLSSMPPNIVFSGAANFDSCYSFSSLLMPLLSLLFL